Within the Comamonadaceae bacterium OTU4NAUVB1 genome, the region ACCTCGTTCGGCCACCTGCCGGCGCGCTACGAGACCGAGCCCGAATCCGTGGCCGAGCGCGCGCGCGACAAGGAGGTCATCAAGGGGCGGCTCGCCCGCCTGGTGGCGCGCCAGCTCGACGTGGCGCAGGCCATCGTCGCGGCGGTCGCCGACTTCAACGCCGCGTCCGAACGCGACGCGCTGCACGCGCTGCTCGACGCGCAGGCCTACCGCCTGGCCTACTGGCGCGTCGCGGCCGACGAGATCAACTACCGCCGCTTCTTCGACATCAACGAGCTCGCCGCCCTGCGCATCGAGCGCGAGGAGGTGTTCGAGGCGACGCACGCCATGGCGCTGGACTTCGCCGCCTCGGGCGCCGTCGACGGCCTGCGCATCGACCACCCCGACGGCCTCTTCGATCCGGCCGAGTACTTCGAGCGCCTGCAGCAGGGCTACGCGCGGCGTGCCGGCCTGGTGCTGCCCGGCGTCGACGCCCAGGGCCGCGGTGCCCGGCCGCTGTACGTGGTGGCCGAGAAGATCGCCGCGTCGCACGAGGAAGTGCCGGTGCAGTGGGCGATCCACGGCACCACCGGCTACCGCTTCGCCACCGTCGTCAACGGGGTGCTGGTCGACACCGAGGCGGCCGAGCGCTTCGACCGCATCTGGCGCGGCTTCACCGGCGTGCAGCAGCCGTTCGACGAGCTGGCCTACGAGGGCAAGCGCGCCATCATGCGCAACGCCCTGGCCTCCGAGCTCACCGTGCTGTCCACCGAGCTGCTGCGCATCGCGCGCGCCGACCGCCGCACGCGCGACTACACGCTCAATTCGCTGCGCCGCGCCCTGAGCGAGATCGCCGCGTGCATGGCGGTCTACCGCAGCTACATCGTGGAGGCACCGTCGCCGCAGGACCTGGCTTACATCGACCAGGCGGTGGACGAGGCGCGCCAGCGCAGCCACGACGCCGACGGCTCGGTGTTCGACTTCGTGCGGCTGACGCTGCTGGGCGAGACGGTGCCGGGCGCCTCCAGCGGCCTGCGCGCCCGTGCCCTGCGCCTGGCCATGCGCTTCCAGCAGTTCAGCGCGCCGGTCACGGCCAAGGGCGTGGAGGACACGGCGTTCTACCGCTACTTCCCGCTGAGTTCGCTCAACGAGGTCGGCGGCGAGCCGGCGCACTTCGGCATGACGCTGGCGGACTTCCACGTCGCCAGCGCCGACCGCGCCGCGCGCTGGCCGCACACCATGCTGGCCACCTCGACGCACGACAACAAGCGCTCCGAGGACGTGCGCAACCGCATCGACGTGCTCTCGGAGATGCCCGCGACCTGGCGCCTGGCGCTGCGGCGCTGGCGCGCGATGAACCGCGTCTGCGAGCCGCTTGCGGACGATGTCGAGGGCGACGTCGAGGTCGGCCTGCAGGTGCCCTCGGCGGCCGACGAGTACCTGCTCTACCAGACCCTGCTGGGCACGCTGCCGGCCGGGGGACTGGACGACGACCGGCGCGAGACCTATGGCGAGCGCATCGAGCGCTACGCCCTGAAGGCGGCGCGCGAGTCGAAGGCCCACACCAGCTGGGTCAACCCCGACGAGGCGTACGAGACGGCGCTGACCGGCTTCGTGCAGCGCCTGCTGGGCGCCGACCAGGACGGCCGGGGCGACGGCCGGGACGTGCCCGAGGGTGGGTTCCTCACCGACCTGCATCACTTCGGCGCCACGCTGGCGTGGTTCGGCGCGCTCAACAGCGTGTCGATGGTGCTGATCAAGTACGCCTCTCCCGGCGTGCCCGACCTCTACCAGGGCAACGAGCTGATGGACCTGAGCCTGGTCGACCCCGACAACCGTCGGCCGGTGGACTACGCGATGCGCTCGCGCTGGCTCGACCGCCTGGAGGCCATCGCCGCGGCGCCGGCGCACGGCACGGCCGACGCGGTGCGCGAGCTGGCGGCCGAGCCGCACGACGGGGGCGCCAAGCTGTGGGTGCTGTGGCGCCTGCTCGGCCTGCGCACCGCGCAGCCGGCGCTGTTCCGCGACGGCGGGTACGAGGCGGTCGAGGCGCACGGGTCGAGGGCGCGCCACGTGGTGGCCTTCGCGCGGCGCCAGGGCGAGGAGTCCCTGATCGCGGTGGCCGGACGGCTGTTTGTCGGTTTGGCCACGACCACCGAATCCGAGGCGGCGCAGAAGGCCGCGGCGCACTGGCTGCCGCTGGGCGCGGCCGTCTGGGACGACACCACCGTCGCGCTGCCGGACTGGGCCGGTGGCGACGGGGCGCGCTGGGAGAACATCCTCACCGGCGAGACCCTGACCGTGCGCTCGGGCGGCCTGCGCATGGCCGAGCTCTTCGCGAGCTTCCCGGGCGCGGTGCTGCGGCGGGTGGCGGACTGAGCGGTCCGGCGGGCGGGCGCGGGGACGCCCGGCGGCCGGTCAGTTCGGGCGCGCCGGCGCCTCGGCGCCGTCCGCTTCGGCCGGCCAGTCGCGGATGTAGGCCTTGAGCATCTTGTTCTCGAAGTTCTGGCTGTCCACCACGGCCTTGGCCACGTCGTAGAAGCTGATCACGCCCATCAGCATGCCGCGGTCCATCACCGGCATGTAGCGCGCATGGCGCTCCAGCATGATGCGGCGGATCTCGTCGAGGTCGGTCTCCAGGGTGCAGGTGACCGGCGCGTCGTCCATGGCCTTGCGCACCAGCGCGCCGCCGATCTGGCCGCCGTTG harbors:
- a CDS encoding CBS domain-containing protein, with amino-acid sequence MKVSDILRVKGNTLYTVTPDEPLTAAATAMAEKDIGSLVVMEHGDLVGMLTFREVIVAIVGNGGQIGGALVRKAMDDAPVTCTLETDLDEIRRIMLERHARYMPVMDRGMLMGVISFYDVAKAVVDSQNFENKMLKAYIRDWPAEADGAEAPARPN